A region from the Lolium perenne isolate Kyuss_39 chromosome 4, Kyuss_2.0, whole genome shotgun sequence genome encodes:
- the LOC139829735 gene encoding enolase-like encodes MPSHVNPLLSSVSEGWLPAASHHKSGPAPLLKTSANSQLALRPKHPLDPSLSPAMAATIQSVKARQIFDSRGNPTVEVDVCCSDGTFARAAVPSGASTGVYEALELRDGGKDYLGKGVLKAVDNVNSIIGPALIGKDPTEQTLLDNFMVHELDGTKNEWGWCKQKLGANAILAVSLAVCKAGASVKKIPLYQHIANLAGNKHLVLPVPAFNVINGGSHAGNKLAMQEFMILPTGASSFKEAMKMGVEVYHNLKSVIKKKYGQDATNVGDEGGFAPNIQENKEGLELLKVAIEKAGYTGKVVIGMDVAASEFYSEKDQTYDLNFKEDNNDGSQKISGDSLKNVYKSFVDEYPIVSIEDPFDQDDWVHYAKMTAEIGVPVQIVGDDLLVTNPTRVAKAIEEKSCNALLLKVNQIGSVTESIEAVRMSKRAGWGVMTSHRSGETEDTFIADLAVGLSTGQIKTGAPCRSERLAKYNQLLRIEEELGAAAVYAGLNFRTPVEPY; translated from the exons ATGCCAAGTCATGTGAACCCCCTCCTTTCCTCCGTCAGCGAAGGCTGGCTGCCCGCTGCGTCGCACCATAAAAGCGGCCCCGCTCCCCTCCTCAAAACCTCCGCAAATTCCCAGCTCGCTCTCCGCCCAAAACATCCTCTAGATCCATCGCTTTccccggccatggcggcgaccatCCAGAGCGTCAAGGCTCGCCAGATCTTCGACAGCCGCGGCAACCCCACCGTCGAG GTTGATGTGTGCTGCTCTGATGGAACTTTTGCGAGGGCTGCTGTGCCCAGCGGTGCATCAACTG GTGTCTACGAAGCTTTGGAGTTGAGGGATGGAGGCAAAGATTACTTGGGCAAGGGTGTGCTAAAG GCTGTGGACAATGTGAACTCCATTATTGGACCAGCATTGATTGGCAAG GATCCCACGGAACAGACTCTGCTTGACAACTTCATGGTTCATGAACTTGACGGAACCAAGAATGAGTGGGGCTGGTGCAAGCAAAAG CTTGGTGCTAATGCTATCCTGGCTGTGTCACTTGCTGTATGCAAAGCAGGAGCTTCTGTCAAGAAGATTCCACTGTACCAG CACATCGCCAACCTTGCTGGTAACAAGCATCTGGTTCTGCCTGTGCCCGCATTCAATGTCATCAACGGTGGATCACATGCTGGAAACAAGCTTGCTATGCAG GAATTCATGATCCTTCCTACTGGTGCTTCATCCTTCAAGGAGGCCATGAAGATGGGTGTTGAAGTGTATCACAACTTGAAG TCTGTTATCAAGAAGAAGTATGGTCAAGATGCTACCAATGTTGGTGATGAAGGTGGTTTTGCTCCTAACATTCAG GAGAACAAGGAGGGTCTTGAACTCTTGAAGGTGGCTATTGAAAAGGCTGGATATACTGGCAAG GTTGTCATTGGAATGGATGTTGCTGCTTCAGAGTTCTACAGTGAAAAGGACCAAACCTATGATCTGAACTTCAAGGAAGAT AACAATGATGGCTCCCAGAAGATATCTGGAGATAGCCTGAAGAATGTGTACAAGTCATTTGTTGATGAATACCCAATTGTCTCGATTGAGGACCCATTTGATCAGGATGACTGGGTTCACTATGCTAAGATGACTGCGGAAATTGGAGTGCCAGTGCAGATTGTCGGAGATGACCTCCTTGTCACAAACCCAACT AGGGTTGCAAAGGCGATTGAAGAGAAGTCATGCAATGCTCTTCTCCTCAAG GTTAACCAAATTGGATCTGTGACCGAGAGCATTGAGGCTGTGAGAATGTCAAAACGTGCTGGCTGGGGTGTGATGACCAGTCACCGGAG TGGTGAAACCGAGGATACATTCATTGCTGATTTGGCGGTTGGCTTATCTACG GGCCAGATCAAGACCGGAGCACCTTGCAGATCCGAACGTCTCGCGAAGTATAACCAG CTTCTTAGGatcgaggaagagcttggtgccgCAGCTGTGTACGCTGGACTCAACTTCCGTACCCCAGTGGAGCCCTACTAG